The following coding sequences lie in one Arachis stenosperma cultivar V10309 chromosome 5, arast.V10309.gnm1.PFL2, whole genome shotgun sequence genomic window:
- the LOC130982368 gene encoding probable transcriptional regulator SLK2 isoform X2 yields MAPSRVAGGLTQSSSGSGIFFQGDGQSQSVVNSHISSSFGNSSNAVPGAGRSHLGPVSGDMNNAVLNSVANSAPSVGASSLVTDANSAFSGSSVMDGSSVVQQSSHQDQNVQPLQQNQQHGASSAMSMPGSQSAPSPLPMGAQIPGSFMQNTDNLSQLSKKPRLDIKQEDLMQQQVIQQLLQRQDTMQYQGRNPQIQALIQQQQRLRQQHILQSMPQLQRAHLQQQQQQQQQQQQQMHLRQQQLQQQSMQSAVKRPYDSSVNGVCARRLMQYLYHQRQRPSENTIAYWRKFVAEYYSPRAKERWCLSLYNNVGHHALGVFPQASMDAWQCDICGSKSGRGFEATFEVLPRLNDIKFGSGVIDELLFLELPREQRFPSGVMMLEYAKAVQESVYEQLRVVREGHLRIIFTQDLKILSWEFCARRHEELLPRRLVAPQVNQLVQVAQKCQSTIAESGSDGVSQQDLQTNSNMVLAAGRQLAKSLELQSLNDLGFSKRYVRCLQISEVVNSMKDLIDICREHKIGAIESLKNYPRFATAAKLQMQKMHEMEQLANVQGLPTDRNTINKLMAMNPSLNNPINNNPNMINRGGLSGSAQAALALNYQSLLMRQNSMNSSPGSIQREGSSSFNNANQSPSSAMQGATSPFIPGSMQNSPIGGFPSPHLPPQQQQQQPQQHLQQRSLSANSFMQQNHSQGSQGNQALQQQMIQQLLMSNNNGGVQSQSLSGPNANGSIAKNGLGFGGHSPSPSITGGSVNVSGNKGPVSRSNSFKSASNSDSSPAGGNNGFNPRTSDMPQNLHLQDVVPDIASDFTDSPFFSSDLDDNMGFGWKA; encoded by the exons ATGGCACCTTCTCGGGTGGCTGGAGGGTTAACCCAATCATCATCAGGTTCTGGAATTTTCTTTCAAGGAGATGGGCAGTCACAGAGTGTAGTCAACTCTCACATAAGCTCATCATTCGGTAACTCATCTAATGCGGTCCCTGGAGCTGGTCGTTCTCACCTGGGTCCAGTGTCTGGGGATATGAATAATGCAGTTTTGAACAGTGTGGCAAACTCAGCACCAAGTGTTGGAGCTAGCTCTTTAGTCACAGATGCAAATTCAGCATTCTCTG GGTCATCAGTTATGGATGGTTCCAGTGTAGTACAGCAGAGCTCTCACCAAGATCAGAATGTTCAACCATTGCAACAGAATCAGCAGCATGGTGCCTCTAGTGCTATGTCTATGCCTGGATCTCAAAGTGCCCCTTCCCCGCTTCCAATGGGTGCACAAATACCAGGATCTTTCATGCAAAATACGGATAATTTATCCCAGCTGTCCAAAAAACCTAGGCTGGATATTAAGCAGGAGGATTTAATGCAACAGCAGGTTATACAACAGCTTCTTCAAAGACAGGACACCATGCAATATCAGGGGCGTAATCCACAAATACAGGCTTTGATTCAGCAGCAGCAAAGACTGAGGCAACAACATATCCTTCAGTCAATGCCACAGTTACAGCGAGCACACTtgcagcagcaacaacagcagcagcagcaacaacaacaacaaatgCATTTGAGGCAGCAGCAATTACAGCAACAATCAATGCAATCTGCAGTAAAGCGCCCGTATGACAGCAGCGTTAATGGAGTATGTGCTCGCAGATTGATGCAATACCTCTATCATCAAAGGCAACGCCCAAGT GAAAACACTATTGCCTATTGGAGAAAATTTGTGGCTGAGTATTACTCTCCTCGAGCAAAGGAACGGTGGTGCTTGTCTTTGTATAATAATGTTGGGCATCATGCACTCGGTGTTTTCCCTCAGGCATCTATG GATGCATGGCAGTGCGACATATGTGGTTCTAAATCTGGAAGGGGATTTG AGGCAACTTTTGAAGTGCTCCCTAGACTTAATGACATCAAATTTGGTAGTGGAGTAATTGACGAACTTCTCTTTTTGGAGTTGCCACGCGAACAAAGATTTCCTTCTGGTGTAATGATGTTAGAATATGCAAAAGCAGTTCAAGAGAGCGTATACGAGCAACTTCGTGTTGTTCGTGAGGGTCACCTGCGTATTATATTTACACAAGACCTTAAG ATATTATCTTGGGAGTTCTGTGCAAGGCGCCATGAAGAACTTCTTCCTAGAAGATTGGTTGCACCACAG GTAAACCAGTTGGTCCAAGTAGCTCAAAAATGTCAGAGTACAATTGCTGAAAGTGGTTCAGATGGGGTTTCTCAGCAAGATCTGCAAACAAACAGCAATAT GGTTTTGGCTGCTGGCCGTCAACTTGCAAAGAGTCTGGAGTTGCAATCTCTAAATGATTTAGGTTTTTCCAAAAGATATGTAAGATGTTTGCAG ATATCTGAGGTTGTCAATTCCATGAAAGATCTGATAGATATCTGTCGGGAGCACAAAATTGGGGCAATTG AGAGCTTGAAAAATTATCCTCGTTTTGCAACCGCGGCTAAGCTCCAGATGCAAAAAATGCATGAGATGGAACAGCTAGCAAATGTTCAAGGTCTGCCAACTGATCGAAACACGATTAACAAACTAATGGCAATGAATCCTAGTTTGAACAACCCAATAAATAATAATCCTAATATGATAAATCGTGGTGGTTTGAGTGGATCAGCACAAGCTGCTCTGGCACTTAACTACCAGAGTCTTCTTATGAGGCAAAACTCGATGAATTCAAGCCCTGGCTCAATTCAGAGAGAAGGATCATCATCTTTCAACAATGCGAACCAGAGTCCGTCGTCAGCTATGCAAGGTGCTACCTCTCCCTTTATTCCAGGCTCAATGCAGAATTCACCCATTGGTGGTTTCCCAAGTCCCCATCTACCCCCACAGCAGCAACAGCAGCAGCCGCAACAACACCTTCAACAGAGATCCTTAAGTGCAAATAGCTTCATGCAACAAAACCATTCACAGGGATCCCAAGGAAATCAAGCTCTACAGCAGCAGATGATCCAGCAACTGCTGATGTCAAATAACAATGGGGGAGTACAATCACAATCTCTTAGTGGACCCAATGCAAATGGGAGCATAGCAAAGAATGGGTTGGGTTTCGGAGGACACTCTCCGTCTCCTTCCATAACTGGAGGATCTGTCAATGTTTCAGGAAATAAAGGTCCGGTTTCAAGGAGCAATAGCTTCAAATCGGCCTCAAACAGTGATTCTTCTCCGGCTGGTGGCAACAATGGATTCAACCCAAGAACTTCGGATATGCCGCAGAATCTGCATTTGCAAGATGTGGTTCCAGATATTGCCAGTGATTTTACAGATAGCCCCTTCTTCAGTAGTGATCTGGATGATAACATGGGTTTTGGCTGGAAGGCATGA
- the LOC130982368 gene encoding probable transcriptional regulator SLK2 isoform X1 produces the protein MAPSRVAGGLTQSSSGSGIFFQGDGQSQSVVNSHISSSFGNSSNAVPGAGRSHLGPVSGDMNNAVLNSVANSAPSVGASSLVTDANSAFSGGPHLQRSASINTDSYLRLPASPMSFTSNNVSISGSSVMDGSSVVQQSSHQDQNVQPLQQNQQHGASSAMSMPGSQSAPSPLPMGAQIPGSFMQNTDNLSQLSKKPRLDIKQEDLMQQQVIQQLLQRQDTMQYQGRNPQIQALIQQQQRLRQQHILQSMPQLQRAHLQQQQQQQQQQQQQMHLRQQQLQQQSMQSAVKRPYDSSVNGVCARRLMQYLYHQRQRPSENTIAYWRKFVAEYYSPRAKERWCLSLYNNVGHHALGVFPQASMDAWQCDICGSKSGRGFEATFEVLPRLNDIKFGSGVIDELLFLELPREQRFPSGVMMLEYAKAVQESVYEQLRVVREGHLRIIFTQDLKILSWEFCARRHEELLPRRLVAPQVNQLVQVAQKCQSTIAESGSDGVSQQDLQTNSNMVLAAGRQLAKSLELQSLNDLGFSKRYVRCLQISEVVNSMKDLIDICREHKIGAIESLKNYPRFATAAKLQMQKMHEMEQLANVQGLPTDRNTINKLMAMNPSLNNPINNNPNMINRGGLSGSAQAALALNYQSLLMRQNSMNSSPGSIQREGSSSFNNANQSPSSAMQGATSPFIPGSMQNSPIGGFPSPHLPPQQQQQQPQQHLQQRSLSANSFMQQNHSQGSQGNQALQQQMIQQLLMSNNNGGVQSQSLSGPNANGSIAKNGLGFGGHSPSPSITGGSVNVSGNKGPVSRSNSFKSASNSDSSPAGGNNGFNPRTSDMPQNLHLQDVVPDIASDFTDSPFFSSDLDDNMGFGWKA, from the exons ATGGCACCTTCTCGGGTGGCTGGAGGGTTAACCCAATCATCATCAGGTTCTGGAATTTTCTTTCAAGGAGATGGGCAGTCACAGAGTGTAGTCAACTCTCACATAAGCTCATCATTCGGTAACTCATCTAATGCGGTCCCTGGAGCTGGTCGTTCTCACCTGGGTCCAGTGTCTGGGGATATGAATAATGCAGTTTTGAACAGTGTGGCAAACTCAGCACCAAGTGTTGGAGCTAGCTCTTTAGTCACAGATGCAAATTCAGCATTCTCTGGTGGGCCCCATTTGCAGAGAAGTGCAAGCATTAACACAGACTCATACTTACGTTTACCTGCTTCGCCCATGTCATTTACATCAAATAATGTTAGTATTTCAGGGTCATCAGTTATGGATGGTTCCAGTGTAGTACAGCAGAGCTCTCACCAAGATCAGAATGTTCAACCATTGCAACAGAATCAGCAGCATGGTGCCTCTAGTGCTATGTCTATGCCTGGATCTCAAAGTGCCCCTTCCCCGCTTCCAATGGGTGCACAAATACCAGGATCTTTCATGCAAAATACGGATAATTTATCCCAGCTGTCCAAAAAACCTAGGCTGGATATTAAGCAGGAGGATTTAATGCAACAGCAGGTTATACAACAGCTTCTTCAAAGACAGGACACCATGCAATATCAGGGGCGTAATCCACAAATACAGGCTTTGATTCAGCAGCAGCAAAGACTGAGGCAACAACATATCCTTCAGTCAATGCCACAGTTACAGCGAGCACACTtgcagcagcaacaacagcagcagcagcaacaacaacaacaaatgCATTTGAGGCAGCAGCAATTACAGCAACAATCAATGCAATCTGCAGTAAAGCGCCCGTATGACAGCAGCGTTAATGGAGTATGTGCTCGCAGATTGATGCAATACCTCTATCATCAAAGGCAACGCCCAAGT GAAAACACTATTGCCTATTGGAGAAAATTTGTGGCTGAGTATTACTCTCCTCGAGCAAAGGAACGGTGGTGCTTGTCTTTGTATAATAATGTTGGGCATCATGCACTCGGTGTTTTCCCTCAGGCATCTATG GATGCATGGCAGTGCGACATATGTGGTTCTAAATCTGGAAGGGGATTTG AGGCAACTTTTGAAGTGCTCCCTAGACTTAATGACATCAAATTTGGTAGTGGAGTAATTGACGAACTTCTCTTTTTGGAGTTGCCACGCGAACAAAGATTTCCTTCTGGTGTAATGATGTTAGAATATGCAAAAGCAGTTCAAGAGAGCGTATACGAGCAACTTCGTGTTGTTCGTGAGGGTCACCTGCGTATTATATTTACACAAGACCTTAAG ATATTATCTTGGGAGTTCTGTGCAAGGCGCCATGAAGAACTTCTTCCTAGAAGATTGGTTGCACCACAG GTAAACCAGTTGGTCCAAGTAGCTCAAAAATGTCAGAGTACAATTGCTGAAAGTGGTTCAGATGGGGTTTCTCAGCAAGATCTGCAAACAAACAGCAATAT GGTTTTGGCTGCTGGCCGTCAACTTGCAAAGAGTCTGGAGTTGCAATCTCTAAATGATTTAGGTTTTTCCAAAAGATATGTAAGATGTTTGCAG ATATCTGAGGTTGTCAATTCCATGAAAGATCTGATAGATATCTGTCGGGAGCACAAAATTGGGGCAATTG AGAGCTTGAAAAATTATCCTCGTTTTGCAACCGCGGCTAAGCTCCAGATGCAAAAAATGCATGAGATGGAACAGCTAGCAAATGTTCAAGGTCTGCCAACTGATCGAAACACGATTAACAAACTAATGGCAATGAATCCTAGTTTGAACAACCCAATAAATAATAATCCTAATATGATAAATCGTGGTGGTTTGAGTGGATCAGCACAAGCTGCTCTGGCACTTAACTACCAGAGTCTTCTTATGAGGCAAAACTCGATGAATTCAAGCCCTGGCTCAATTCAGAGAGAAGGATCATCATCTTTCAACAATGCGAACCAGAGTCCGTCGTCAGCTATGCAAGGTGCTACCTCTCCCTTTATTCCAGGCTCAATGCAGAATTCACCCATTGGTGGTTTCCCAAGTCCCCATCTACCCCCACAGCAGCAACAGCAGCAGCCGCAACAACACCTTCAACAGAGATCCTTAAGTGCAAATAGCTTCATGCAACAAAACCATTCACAGGGATCCCAAGGAAATCAAGCTCTACAGCAGCAGATGATCCAGCAACTGCTGATGTCAAATAACAATGGGGGAGTACAATCACAATCTCTTAGTGGACCCAATGCAAATGGGAGCATAGCAAAGAATGGGTTGGGTTTCGGAGGACACTCTCCGTCTCCTTCCATAACTGGAGGATCTGTCAATGTTTCAGGAAATAAAGGTCCGGTTTCAAGGAGCAATAGCTTCAAATCGGCCTCAAACAGTGATTCTTCTCCGGCTGGTGGCAACAATGGATTCAACCCAAGAACTTCGGATATGCCGCAGAATCTGCATTTGCAAGATGTGGTTCCAGATATTGCCAGTGATTTTACAGATAGCCCCTTCTTCAGTAGTGATCTGGATGATAACATGGGTTTTGGCTGGAAGGCATGA
- the LOC130982369 gene encoding F-box protein At4g00755-like isoform X1 yields the protein MSEVKNKLDLLQWLGPDMSIKVLTHLDDPCDLVRVSTLSRSWHQFVIENGLCKHLCLKMFPELSGVGHVIEVENMIEPVSNMLGSSSNWECLKRNHKVYAFLACGLTPSISGNCISDAISASSTDNYPEESVLNTLDPRDRTDFRASYWSSKGESDPSVPETLVYKLTSKICLITEIHVQPFKAYFQPGLPIYSAKAVRFRMGRPKYPTELESAEVDDIIANHMFGGNLWTYTSPEFPMLQENCLQKFKLPEPVLCIGGVLQVELLGRVQKQEMDQLFYICISHVQVVGWPLLPAYDVKIHHPSGKCTLKYCPQTDCCMSPTRRGDSSSPSRLRNFTTSIMQRGVRRWEQILIAALLGPGAVVVDE from the exons ATGTCTGAAGTGAAAAACAAACTGGATTTATTGCAATGGCTTGGACCAGATATGTCAATAAAGGTTCTCACTCATTTGGATGACCCTTGTGACCTTGTCCGCGTTTCGACTCTTTCCCGTTCTTGGCACCAATTTG TTATTGAAAATGGCCTTTGCAAGCATCTTTGCTTGAAAATGTTTCCTGAACTATCTGGTGTTGGACATGTCATTGAGGTAGAGAACATGATTGAACCAGTGAGTAACATGCTTGGAAGTTCTTCGAATTGGGAATGTCTTAAGAGAAATCATAAAGTCTATGCGTTCCTAGCATGTGGTCTCACTCCTTCTATCAGCGGAAATTGCATCTCGGATGCCATAAGTGCATCCAGCACCGATAACTACCCCGAAGAAAGTGTTCTGAATACATTAGACCCTCGAGATAGGACTGATTTTAGAGCATCGTACTGGTCTAGTAAAGGGGAAAGTGACCCTTCTGTACCAGAGACTTTAGTTTATAAGCTAACTTCCAAAATATGTCTAATTACTGAGATTCATGTGCAGCCATTCAAAG CATATTTTCAGCCAGGCCTCCCTATATATTCAGCAAAAGCTGTCCGATTCCGAATGGGCCGTCCAAAATACCCAACAGAGTTAGAAAGTGCTGAAGTTGATGATATTATTGCTAATCACATGTTTGGGGGTAATCTATGGACATATACTTCACCTGAATTTCCAATGTTGCAA GAAAACTGCTTGCAGAAATTCAAGTTACCTGAACCTGTTCTGTGCATTGGAGGTGTGCTTCAAGTTGAGCTGCTGGGCAGAGTTCAAAAGCAAGAAATGGATCAATTATTTTACATATG CATCTCTCATGTTCAAGTCGTCGGATGGCCACTTTTGCCAGCATATGATGTCAAAATACACCATCCATCAGGAAAGTGTACATTGAAGTACTGCCCTCAAACAGATTGTTGTATGTCTCCAACAAGAAGAGGCGACTCTAGCAGTCCTTCACGACTGCGGAATTTTACCACAAGTATAATGCAGAGGGGCGTGAGACGTTGGGAGCAAATTCTTATTGCTGCACTGCTTGGTCCTGGTGCTGTTGTAGTTGATGAATGA
- the LOC130982369 gene encoding F-box protein At4g00755-like isoform X2 yields MSEVKNKLDLLQWLGPDMSIKVLTHLDDPCDLVRVSTLSRSWHQFVIENGLCKHLCLKMFPELSGVGHVIEVENMIEPVSNMLGSSSNWECLKRNHKVYAFLACGLTPSISGNCISDAISASSTDNYPEESVLNTLDPRDRTDFRASYWSSKGESDPSVPETLVYKLTSKICLITEIHVQPFKAYFQPGLPIYSAKAVRFRMGRPKYPTELESAEVDDIIANHMFGGNLWTYTSPEFPMLQENCLQKFKLPEPVLCIGGVLQVELLGRVQKQEMDQLFYIWLIYKTFLSHIHMHTGTPRHKQLCIDNSMLF; encoded by the exons ATGTCTGAAGTGAAAAACAAACTGGATTTATTGCAATGGCTTGGACCAGATATGTCAATAAAGGTTCTCACTCATTTGGATGACCCTTGTGACCTTGTCCGCGTTTCGACTCTTTCCCGTTCTTGGCACCAATTTG TTATTGAAAATGGCCTTTGCAAGCATCTTTGCTTGAAAATGTTTCCTGAACTATCTGGTGTTGGACATGTCATTGAGGTAGAGAACATGATTGAACCAGTGAGTAACATGCTTGGAAGTTCTTCGAATTGGGAATGTCTTAAGAGAAATCATAAAGTCTATGCGTTCCTAGCATGTGGTCTCACTCCTTCTATCAGCGGAAATTGCATCTCGGATGCCATAAGTGCATCCAGCACCGATAACTACCCCGAAGAAAGTGTTCTGAATACATTAGACCCTCGAGATAGGACTGATTTTAGAGCATCGTACTGGTCTAGTAAAGGGGAAAGTGACCCTTCTGTACCAGAGACTTTAGTTTATAAGCTAACTTCCAAAATATGTCTAATTACTGAGATTCATGTGCAGCCATTCAAAG CATATTTTCAGCCAGGCCTCCCTATATATTCAGCAAAAGCTGTCCGATTCCGAATGGGCCGTCCAAAATACCCAACAGAGTTAGAAAGTGCTGAAGTTGATGATATTATTGCTAATCACATGTTTGGGGGTAATCTATGGACATATACTTCACCTGAATTTCCAATGTTGCAA GAAAACTGCTTGCAGAAATTCAAGTTACCTGAACCTGTTCTGTGCATTGGAGGTGTGCTTCAAGTTGAGCTGCTGGGCAGAGTTCAAAAGCAAGAAATGGATCAATTATTTTACATATGGTTAATTTACAAGACCTTTCTCTCGCACATACACATGCACACAGGCACACCCCGTCATAAGCAGTTGTGCATAGATAATTCAATGTTATTCTGA
- the LOC130979429 gene encoding F-box protein PP2-A13-like: MGAGSSSISVAEIEDVVSESTGLGDIPESCISFIMKSFDPKEICQLAKVNKTFHRASSADFVWESKLPQSYKFLLNKILGDNNKEDLIRTMSKKEVYAKLCRPNFFDGATKEVWLDRSSGQVCLFISSKSFKITGIDDRRYWNNIPTEESRFKSVAYLQQMWWVEVLGELDFEFPRGKYSIFFRLHLGKTSNRLGRRVCNLGQVHGWDIKPVRFQLSTSDGQNSLSQCYLSGPGEWTHYHVGDFVIDKPNGPTIIKFSLAQIDCTHTKGGLCIDGAVICPTQNTKQF; the protein is encoded by the exons ATGGGGGCTGGTAGTTCCTCAATTAGTGTAGCAGAAATTGAGGATGTTGTTTCAGAATCAACAGGGCTTGGTGACATTCCAGAGAGCTGCATCTCATTCATAATGAAGAGTTTTGATCCAAAAGAGATTTGCCAATTGGCTAAAGTGAACAAAACTTTTCATAGAGCTTCCTCAGCTGATTTTGTGTGGGAATCAAAGTTGCCACAATCATATAAGTTCCTTCTCAATAAGATTCTTGGTGATAATAACAAAGAGGATCTAATTAGAACCATGTCCAAGAAAGAGGTTTATGCCAAACTATGTCGACCTAATTTCTTTGATGGTGCCACCAAA GAAGTTTGGTTGGATAGAAGCAGTGGACAAGTTTGTTTGTTCATCTCATCAAAGTCTTTCAAGATTACAGGAATTGATGACAGAAGATATTGGAATAATATTCCAACTGAAGAATCCAG GTTTAAAAGTGTTGCATATCTTCAACAAATGTGGTGGGTTGAAGTGTTGGGGGAACTAGACTTTGAATTTCCAAGAGGGAAATATAGCATTTTTTTCAGGCTTCATTTGGGAAAGACCTCAAACAGATTGGGCCGCAGAGTGTGCAACCTGGGCCAAGTCCATGGTTGGGACATCAAGCCCGTTAGATTTCAACTATCCACATCTGATGGCCAGAATTCACTTTCCCAGTGTTATTTGAGTGGGCCAGGAGAGTGGACCCATTATCATGTTGGAGATTTTGTCATTGATAAGCCCAATGGGCCCACAATCATCAAGTTTTCCCTGGCCCAAATTGATTGTACTCACACAAAAGGTGGGCTTTGCATAGATGGGGCAGTGATTTGCCCAACCCAGAATACAAAACAATTTTGA